The Pieris brassicae chromosome 3, ilPieBrab1.1, whole genome shotgun sequence genome contains the following window.
ACAAGAAACAACCTTAATGGCACAAAGTCAACActactaaaactttttaatatagaagAAAAGAATAACTTTAGggaacttattaaaaaagtctGTAATGCAAATCAAACCCCACAAACACAGAAACCAATTGACATCATAAATTTAGCAGAGGAATCAGCATCATTTCGGCTGACAAGGAAATCGCAAAGGAGTTCTCTGAATGAAATCAAAAGGTTTGAAAAAGACCTGAAAGGTAAAGATAGTGAATCTACAACAGAATACGATCCAATAACAGTAGCATCAATTACCTCTTCAGATTCAGAAATAGAAGTTATACCATCAGATTCTTCAGTCTCATCAACAAGAATAGAGCCTTTAAATACATTGAGAGACTCATTCAGAGACAGAGATGTAGTATCTAGTGATTGGTTAAGAAAAttagatacaaaatataagaACAAAAAGAAAGAGACACAAGTGAAGTTAAATGATGCCCGACGAGAGTCTGATATTATATCAAAAGTTAACCATGAGCAATGTTTGGCACATTTAAGGAATAAGCTAAAGTATGAGCTGTGTATACCCGAAAGTTTAATTGAGGAGGACCAGCCAGCTGTGGAGTTACCCCCTCTAACTGCGGAACAAGAGAAACTAGTCAGTAGAGCATTGGGGCCGGGACCTCAAGGACAAGTGCTTAttgagaaatttaatttaaggatAACTAGGTAAGTTGTCTTTTATCCATAGGGCTAATCCCAGTTCTggattttaatatgaatatgatCTATGAATTTGTAACAATTTAACTTAGCCTAACGAAATAATTTCACAACTATATTgccattaaattttaaaggaaaAAGGTTTATCTTAGTatcttatattgtttaattccAAACTTTTAAAGGTATGTTATCTAAccatataaatttcatttatctataaaaaggGTATTGAGTTACATTTAaactatgtaattaaattattttaacaaccatttgaaattgtaatgaattattatacttacatattatctttttgtccaaataaagtattgattcatttttcaatagattGCTTTGAACCAAATTTATATTCTAGGGCAATAGTAGTTTCTGTGCTcgtatgattttaataaagttaaataggAGATATTTATCTATCTTCAGATTAAgtataatgaaaatttatacCAGATTTATATTTGGTTGAATCTTCGAGAAGACTGAGAATGATTTAATGttctactaaattattttaaattttatgtgcTCAGCATTTTACCCTCAGCTTCATATTAGAACATGtctaaacaaacaaacacaccCATCTCAAACCATTCCAGACTTTTtacaaactataaatttattaaaaaattaaaaatgttttccaGACGAGACCTCCAAACATTATCAGGTCTAAATTGGCTCAATGATGAAGTTATAAATTTCTACATGAATTTACTAATGCAAAGATGTGGAGAACGAAAGGATTTGCCCCAAGTGTATGCTGCTAACACTTTCTTCTATCCCAAATTGATGCAAAGTGGACAAGCTGGATTGCGACGATGGACTAGAAAGGtatcttttttgttttaataattaaaattcaaaaatttatttaagccaGTGAGGGATTTAACCTCCTtgcttattttttctttctttctttttttataacaaactaCTGGTTGTCAATAATGCTTACATTACCAAAATATTGTGTATAGACATTTGCACCTGTTggtttatacttttaaaactttttgtgACTAATCTGCCTCTAAAGAAGTATCCTTTCGTCTGTAAaacttttcttatatatataaatttgtttacttCTAAAATTCATTGATTGGTTTGTATATTGTGCAGTGTATGGGCTGATAACTTCTGTCATTTCCAAAAAatcagtttaaataaaaaaccataAATTATACAACCTAGAAGAGAGTCAGCACTTtgctaaattttaaatcaagaGAATTCCAATGTGTAAAATTAGCTTCATAATTACCATAAAACTAAagatataacattaattttcatttattttctgttGTGTTTTCTCTTTGTTGtcatatatcaaataaatatttttttcttaaagaacCTCTTTTTGAAAGCAAAgataaaaaagtaaacaaatgCTGAAGAACTTTTTCTGAgaacaaaattcaaaaatagaataatttcTTTGTATCACAGAAGCTTCCagaaatttaatacaattatttatttattgtttaggTAGACATATTCGCACATCAGCTGATGGTGGTTCCTGTTCACTTGGGAGTCCATTGGTGTATGAGTATCATTGACTTCCGGGAGAAGAAGATATCTTACATGGATAGCATGGGAGGGAAGAACCAGGCGGCCCTGGTTGCGCTACTGCAATATCTCCGAGATGAACATAAAGACAAGAAGGGACAACCCTTTGATGATAGTGGCTGGAAGACTGAGTGCTTACGAGTGAGTATCTGACAAAGCCCAGTTTATATTTCCAACTAATGATgcgttaagaaaaacactttgaacggattaaagctatgtattattattaaaaacatataattatttagacgacacacaaaatcagcagtctgtgaacacacactagataggcctaatcattacatacgctttgactaaccgaaagtacttgcgaaagaaaaaagattcttcccaagattggtacgcgaagccattgaaatagaaaaacaccccaatttcaatagataagacggcctaaaattatcaaacacctgggatccaataatatccatattaaaaccccaagacaaacaatccgcgaaaatagaggacaccgtgagtcatttctgcaaaaacccttcATCtgttagtcgataccaactccggggaaataaatacagataacacaactttctctgcagctgtgatactgtttgacattcaacaccttttgtcttcagtcaccgtgaccacgcacgctgaaaaggacgcgaaacgtcggataaaaattaaaatttagaattatgtaaataattataagtttttaataataatacatagctttaatatgttcaaaaagtgtttttcttaatgtgtaaaagctattttaacaaaagacaatactaatcgTTATTGTAACGAGTCGTTGATATTGCCATATTGCGTTTGGTAGAAGCTTTTTACAgtgattatataaattaaaagtgtgTATGGATTTTCTTGCATCCGCAAAAAAATCGGGTTAAAAGGCATATCTAGAATTAGATAGAGTAGATGTCATTGCATACAAACTGTCAGAAACTGACATTAGCGTGTCAACATATACGAAGTGTTTTCATCTAACTAGACTATGAAAATTATGCATCATCtaggaaaattattaatattgttttttttttaatttaaaatacttttttgtcgacaattattatacaatttattctattattgattttcttaattcaaattttattcgaaaaatatattcatggAAATGTGCTTTGAAATTCATAATGATATACTCTATAGcagttgtttatatttttttccattttcgacattcgatatttaaattgaaagtttttttttctttcgttCTGGCCAAAGTCGACAGAATTTATAGTACGTCAAGTGATTTTACGTTCgcgatttaaatatatataaaatttcaggATATCCCCCAACAAATGAACGGCAGTGATTGCGGTATGTTTGCTTGTACGTTCGCGGAATTCTCATCGCGGAATGCGCGATACACATTCACACAGGCTGACATGCCCTATCTGAGAAGAAAAGCGGCCTTCGAGATTTTACAAGGGAAGTTGTTACTATAAGAAATAGTCCATAAGTAATGAACAATCCACACTTACAGTCctaaaaaccaataaaaagaaattgtttttgtatagtaatattttctttctatccAGTGTAATTTACTGAATCtctattaaatgattttaaacgGGGTTTGTGGTTCAATACgcaaaaatgtatgaatttcgtcATTTAACAGAAATAACTCAAGAGTAAGAGTTTCACTAAAATGTTTAAACCTAATTTCTACGAGGCGTTGGTGTTAACTAGACTAAAAACGTTCGTTGCTATGGTGTTAAGGGACCTGGCGATGGTCTTGGTTTTGATTCTTGGCGAACCAATAACACTCGTAAGAATAGTAGAAGTCTAGTCTATGCCCCGTTATTACGGTAacttaaacaaaaactaaaactcAGAGTCGTAGTATAGCATACGACTGGTTTTTCATTTGGCAACCCTTTGTATATTACAGATGttaatgtatgtttataaagACTTTATTTGGACTATTccttaagaaataatatattaaagaacttctaatatgtttttcattaaatttccTGAAAATATCTTCCGAAAACGTATGTCTTTTGTGTTATTACTGGAATTttgataatgttaatttttaatctgtattaATGTCttacaaaaatctaatttctCTATCATCTATGGCCCCGAAATAGTCTGGATATTTGACatcatataaactaaaataaatgaacaaataAGGCCTCTTATGTTCAAGTGAATCAACCGATTGTCAGTTAAATTAGACTCAATTCAAGGCATTCGAACTGTaagatatttttgatatatcaatttttaattctaaagtTTCTCACCACCTGTTCCAGGAATTGTATTTGAGACTCATCTATTCGACTTGTCAACCCTATGCAAATgtcaatttaaaagtataatcaTACAAACGAACATATATCACATAAGGCAACCAATACAAATAACGTATATACGTAAAAAGATATGGTCGAAAAGACTCGGCTGTCCACGACTTGggcgaattaaaaaaacacattaactGTCACATTGACAGACGCAAATGTGAAATGGCGGGCTGAATCACGAATTACTATTTTGTACCACGAGATTGTGGATTTTTTTagaggaaaaaaaatatacaaggtATGGACTTAAGACATCagcctaaatatttttttttaatgattttgactaaaactacaaattagatatgtaattgaataagttgtatataaatctgaaCAAAATATGTTCGTTTAGCTGTAGGTTAGAATTGTTCCAGATACTAACCCCCTTGTTAATAAAATGGTCTGATTGTTACTTATCTGTCTTcgtcacagcgtaaacacaatttccAGAAGTGTCCTTTGGCATTTTAGTGAAATATTTTCGCTAGCAACTTTGTCTTATCTTCGAATTATTTCCGACAGCTCAAccttatattttcaaaataacctCATACCTGTTAATGAGGCAGATATGTCTGTGTTAAATTTTCAAGCAATTGATAAACCTTAACTGTCTACGACATAAAAATTTAccatctttaaattaaaaaccaaaGATAGGCATAGAGTGatttttttctactttattcaaataaatagcAGGTAGCAGTCGTCGAAACCCccgaaaaaaaagaaattgtttagttttatacatgtattacatatattatccAACTCAAAACCCCCTTTATATACGTCAGCGAATAGTATAGACACGTAACACATTTTCCCTCCTAATTTGGTTTCAATGCAgtcttttgtctctttctgtcaaattgtgtttacgctgtgatgaaaggAGACAGATGAGTTCTTTAGTTTAAACTGCAATAGGAGTGATTTTAAGAGGGTCAGTGTTGGCAAACAGTACGTGatctgtatttaataatttattttaaggttaacGTTAAGATGAAcagtatttttcattaaaatctgaatcgtatttacttttatttagaatatttttgcatttcaGTCTTGTTGGTGTAAAATTgtaaggtatttaaaaaaattccaataaaataatttaagacttGTTTTGAGTTTTATTTTCCAATTTACTGTTAATAAGTGTTTGTTACGAAagtcacattttttatattgggtatatgttgttatattatattatatatctgcATCTTGATTACCTTCGTGGGAAAATGTCTCAGCGGTGATTTTAAACTTCAAaggtttgtaaaaaaaacaaaggtaAGAGTGTACCTTTAGCTTGtctaaaaagtttgttttaattatttttagtattactttgtaggaaaggaaaattttaaatacaaattatacgtaTGAAGCATgattaaatgattaatttaaagtttaaaaatataaaaaaatgtaatattatatttgcagTAAATTATAagggaatttattttttgacgtcAACTGATATGTCTCATTTATGTCGCTATTTTAGTCTTCAACAGTTCAAAATTCGTAAGATTGTAAACTCTTGCTTTGAGATAACACCATACATGATTGATTGATGATTTTCTTCGCtttttgatgtttttgttttacgatTACTTAATATACAGTGTCGGCAATTTTGATTAATCACCAAAGTAAACATTGTCTATCCCATTTTCATCTGAAAAAATCTCTAACATCTGACAGTAAATGTTTTTGGATGTAGTCTTCTGGTTTGATTTCTTGGACTATTTGGATCTTAGAAGGATTTAATCCTCTAAGGCCAAAATTTTTTGAAGACTTGTACGGTAAAGGCTCAAAAAGGCATGTTTTCTAACTAAGCGGTCTGTCTGAGGGGGTATTCCGCGACCACAGCTCCGACGCGGTCTATGGTTTGAATCGAACACAGGTCTATTTTGCGGGCGAAATGAATGTTTCAGTAATGTCAATGTCATGTAATGTAGTCATGATTGCCGCTCTGACCTTTTCTACCCACCTTTTTTTCCCGAGCGCTAGTATAGTCTGGACCTCCACAGACTCCTCACACTTTAATATCCctcattttcatttgtttttgttttatctatGCAGCAGCATATGTTATATACGTCACGTTCGAACTAGAACTGGTGTCAGTTGACAGAGGCCTTAACTGTTTAGATAGTCAAAAAGTGAATTATCTTGTCTGTAAATACTATTAATCAATCATGAAAGACTGATAACACAGTATTAACACAATAACGAAACGGAAAACGTATTTCGCTGGGAGAGATTATGATTTCGTTCCGTACATTTTTTACCGCTCCAGGAAACCTTTCTGCTGTTCGACTCGCAGACTTCAACGTCAACAAGCTCCTCTTGCAGCTTAAATACCATGAAATGAAACAGGTGCAAAAGtgcaaaatattgattaaggGGGTAAGAAATTGGACAGGATTGTCTTCGAATTATGCTGCAGTGTTTGAAAATCTTTGAAAcagctatttttttaatcgttaCCAAATGTAATGTACGGTACATTTCGTACACGACCATTGGTGCTCTTACAATTGGGCATCTTGCACCGTAATCTAGCAATTATCAGGTACATGTCCGAATCCATCTACGCGCACATCTTTTGGCGGGAGTGAGTTTTGCGGATCTTTcggtttttttaattgaagctCACGTTCTAGATGAAGTACAAGGGCGCCTTCGTTTTCTCGACTCTTACGCCGATAACTCTTATAGTTGAAATTTGGCCAttgtataagtaaataaaaaaaaattgcacagaattttattatagtatatttaatcGTTTGAAACTCGAATAAGACGTAGTTTGCCATCTTCCAGTAATGCCACACCGGAGTCATTAGTTCCACCACAGTAGTGCGATGAGGAGAACACAGATACTAGGCGTCCATTGAATTGTACctgtcaatatatataaagcttATGAGCTAAACTTGTTAATtaagtattgtttattattaagaagaaaaaatattttatcactatattatttttagaatgaTGTGAATATCAAAAGAACTATTTTCGCAgatttaacattcgttttGATTTCTTTCGTTGGGAAACCAGCCagtaatctttttatttttttagaattttagaCTTTAAACTCCGAGTAATGTGTGTGTCAATGTGTATTCTTTCCACAGGTCTAATATCAAGTAGGCATAGATATTAGCAATAGCTGCATATGCCTTTGCACTTCCAAGAGTCCCAGTTGAACGGGTAGTGTAAGTCTTCAAAGCCAGCCAATTGAAGAAGCTTTATAGGAACTGGCGCATATGAATACATACCTAAAAACGTTAAAAGAGCAGTTTTTACCGCGCttcaccactatgtggaaccagctgtgcactaaagtattttcgaaccaatacaacttaggttccttcaagaaaagagcgtaccaattcttaaaaggccggcaatgtaCTCGCGATCATCCGGCAGGAcatccatgggcagcggtatcacttaacagcaGATCAGCCTCCCACCCGATTGccttcaataaaatacaaggAGAACTGACTAAGGTACCATAAATCCGTTCTGTTGTAATTCATGAGCTCGCACCACATGGGACAGCTGGTTCGCGAGAAGGAAACGCTCAAGCGCGCTCTGCTCGAACACGTGACCTGTGCCACGTTTATTGTTTACTGCAAAGCCTTCGTTCGCTGTCAGTTCTAGGGCTAGAGAtgctgttattttattatttctgaaaataaattattctagcCAGCGCTGGATTTGACGATTTTCAAATCTACAAAAAAACTCAAACAAGTGGAATTGGTCGTggcatttttaaatagaaatcgTTGAAGGAaacatgaaaatatgttatagaaagaATGTACACGAGTGAAAATGGcatgagaacttaagaagCCACAGCGCTAATCAGATCCatgcaacttcctcacaatcgagtagcccGCAATATCTTAGCACACGGCTCACGAGGTCCTTTGTACCAAAGAGGTCGCATGGGTCCGCCAAGTATCCGCGAACatacaatgtaaatacataaatatgtaggaataaataaaacaataatagcaaataataAACACGACGACTCGGCGAAGGTTTCTATGAAGTTTCTGAAAATGTTAACCGAGAAATACAGTTAACTTCAGCAAAAGCAAATGTCTCACCATTTCATATTAGAGTAAATAATCacagttttaactttaaaatgtaacggtcttgtattttcaatattataggcttataaaactaaagtatttttgcactactttaAGTAGTGACAGTAGTGACGTTGACACAAGTTGACAGAAAGAGatcaaacatatattaaaataagggCATTCAAAAGTACTAGTTTAGCTTAGGTTACCTAATAGGATCATTCCATAGAAG
Protein-coding sequences here:
- the LOC123707064 gene encoding sentrin-specific protease 1-like isoform X1 yields the protein MQSVVSYVRSLLGWAEEDEIKKTIIKRHRYDDDYSGDGRPKKLKHSIENTIFPGVMTSKDLFEDESYKNVRMVPIEIEDRRPSTSTPYENLNKENRIRTVPVKIISRQNGSLTPIRKEKPPANRVVRAVLIDDDDAADEQEVTLVETQPPKENPKLYINLDDDEDNDRDVVFVKKVSSPASSKPFKLVIDDNDTTDFAEPTKYRQYRKIVDRGTNVSPRSYSILRNNGGIQKSYKKAPTPSLPNWLSAKSTMNARTRNNLNGTKSTLLKLFNIEEKNNFRELIKKVCNANQTPQTQKPIDIINLAEESASFRLTRKSQRSSLNEIKRFEKDLKGKDSESTTEYDPITVASITSSDSEIEVIPSDSSVSSTRIEPLNTLRDSFRDRDVVSSDWLRKLDTKYKNKKKETQVKLNDARRESDIISKVNHEQCLAHLRNKLKYELCIPESLIEEDQPAVELPPLTAEQEKLVSRALGPGPQGQVLIEKFNLRITRRDLQTLSGLNWLNDEVINFYMNLLMQRCGERKDLPQVYAANTFFYPKLMQSGQAGLRRWTRKVDIFAHQLMVVPVHLGVHWCMSIIDFREKKISYMDSMGGKNQAALVALLQYLRDEHKDKKGQPFDDSGWKTECLRDIPQQMNGSDCGMFACTFAEFSSRNARYTFTQADMPYLRRKAAFEILQGKLLL
- the LOC123707064 gene encoding sentrin-specific protease 1-like isoform X2 produces the protein MYKIPLNVASKFWKYDDDYSGDGRPKKLKHSIENTIFPGVMTSKDLFEDESYKNVRMVPIEIEDRRPSTSTPYENLNKENRIRTVPVKIISRQNGSLTPIRKEKPPANRVVRAVLIDDDDAADEQEVTLVETQPPKENPKLYINLDDDEDNDRDVVFVKKVSSPASSKPFKLVIDDNDTTDFAEPTKYRQYRKIVDRGTNVSPRSYSILRNNGGIQKSYKKAPTPSLPNWLSAKSTMNARTRNNLNGTKSTLLKLFNIEEKNNFRELIKKVCNANQTPQTQKPIDIINLAEESASFRLTRKSQRSSLNEIKRFEKDLKGKDSESTTEYDPITVASITSSDSEIEVIPSDSSVSSTRIEPLNTLRDSFRDRDVVSSDWLRKLDTKYKNKKKETQVKLNDARRESDIISKVNHEQCLAHLRNKLKYELCIPESLIEEDQPAVELPPLTAEQEKLVSRALGPGPQGQVLIEKFNLRITRRDLQTLSGLNWLNDEVINFYMNLLMQRCGERKDLPQVYAANTFFYPKLMQSGQAGLRRWTRKVDIFAHQLMVVPVHLGVHWCMSIIDFREKKISYMDSMGGKNQAALVALLQYLRDEHKDKKGQPFDDSGWKTECLRDIPQQMNGSDCGMFACTFAEFSSRNARYTFTQADMPYLRRKAAFEILQGKLLL